Genomic DNA from Streptomyces sp. GS7:
AAGAAGCTCGCCGCGGCCGGGGTGCCGTTCGAGGTGCCGGCTGCCGGGGAGCTGGCCGGCCGGCTGTCGTCGGTGCTGGAGGTCGTCTACCTGGTCTTCAACGAGGGGTATGCGGCGACGGCCGGGGACGACTGGATGCGTCCGGCGCTGTGCGAGGACGCGCTGCGGCTGGGCCGGATGGTGGCCGGACTGCTTCCGGACGAGCCGGAGGCGCACGGCCTGGTGGCGCTGATGGAGATCCAGGCGTCCCGGTCGGCCGCGCGGACCGGGCCGGCGGGCGAGCCGGTCCTGCTGCTGGAGCAGAACCGCGCGCGCTGGGACCGGCTGCTGATCCGGCGCGGGCTGGCCGCCCTGGCCCGCGCCGAGGAACTGGGCGGCGCGGTCGGCCCGTACGCCCTCCAGGCCGCGATCGCCGCCTGCCACGCGCGGGCGCGGACCGCGCAGGAGACCGACTGGCCGCGGATCGCGGTGCTGTACGAGGCGCTGGGCCGGGTCGCGCCGTCCCCGGTCGTGGAGCTGAACCGCGCGGTGGCGGTGGGGATGGCGTACGGGCCCGGACAGGGCCTGGCGGTGGCGGACGAGTTGGCGGCGGAACCGGCGCTGGCGGGCTACCACCTGCTGCCGAGCGTCCGCGGCGATCTGCTGGCACGGCTGGGGCGGGCCGCGGAGGCCCGGGAGGAGTTGCTGCGGGCGGCGTCGATGACCCGCAACGCCCGCGAGCGGGCCCTGTTGGAGGAGCGGGCGGCACAGGTGGAGCGGGAGGGCCGGTTGCGGCCGCCGACGGGCACCGCGCCGGATGGAGACGCCGGGCGATAGCCCGCGCGTATCCCCCC
This window encodes:
- a CDS encoding RNA polymerase sigma factor, whose product is MAAEETAAGEARRAVEAVFRIESPRLVAGLTRIVRDVGLAEELSQDALVAALERWPETGVPDNPGAWLMATARNRAIDLVRRRERLARKVEALGREAEHRPGPSEADFARVLDPRVIEDDLLRLVFVACHPVLSTQARVALTLRLLGGLRTEEIARAFLVSETTVQQRIVRAKKKLAAAGVPFEVPAAGELAGRLSSVLEVVYLVFNEGYAATAGDDWMRPALCEDALRLGRMVAGLLPDEPEAHGLVALMEIQASRSAARTGPAGEPVLLLEQNRARWDRLLIRRGLAALARAEELGGAVGPYALQAAIAACHARARTAQETDWPRIAVLYEALGRVAPSPVVELNRAVAVGMAYGPGQGLAVADELAAEPALAGYHLLPSVRGDLLARLGRAAEAREELLRAASMTRNARERALLEERAAQVEREGRLRPPTGTAPDGDAGR